From Pleuronectes platessa chromosome 17, fPlePla1.1, whole genome shotgun sequence, one genomic window encodes:
- the LOC128460327 gene encoding AN1-type zinc finger protein 3 translates to MGDTSERSKPPGLPPRCPCGFWGSSKTMNMCSKCFADIQKKPPGEDCTPTPIQSTGSSQTTIFSSETSSSSSQSLLSSPPTSSEQPSAEEPSPTFPSTREGASSTETAQGTLCTPTKRPRESASGSESEATPEKRPRADEEEGGSEEARGTPKQKNRRRCFRCQTKLELVQQELGSCRCGYVFCMLHRLPEQHDCLFDHLGRGREEAVLKMVKLDRKVGRSCQRIGEECS, encoded by the exons ATGGGAGACACCAGCGAACGAAGCAAGCCCCCGGGGCTCCCTCCGCGGTGCCCCTGCGGGTTCTGGGG gtCCAGTAAAACCATGAACATGTGCTCCAAATGTTTCGCTG ACATCCAGAAGAAGCCGCCAGGAGAAGACTGCACCCCCACGCCTATCCAAAGCACTGGGAGTAGCCAAACAACCATTTTCAGTAGCGAGACGAGCAGTAGCAGTAGCCAGTCCCTATTGTCGTCGCCGCCCACTAGCTCTGAGCAACCATCGGCCGAAGAGCCCTCGCCAACGTTTCCCAGCACGAGGGAAG GCGCGTCGTCCACAGAAACAGCCCAGGGCACCCTCTGCACACCCACAAAACGTCCACGAGAATCAG CCTCGGGCTCGGAGAGCGAGGCGACGCCAGAGAAGCGGCCTCGGGCAGACGAGGAAGAGGGGGGCAGCGAGGAGGCCCGCGGGACGCCCAAGCAGAAGAACCGCCGGCGCTGCTTTCGCTGCCAAACCAAACTAGAGCTGGTGCAGCAGGAACTGGGCTCCTGCCGCTGTG GCTACGTGTTCTGCATGCTCCACCGTCTACCTGAGCAGCACGACTGCCTGTTCGACCACCTGGGCCGCGGCCGCGAGGAGGCCGTCCTCAAGATGGTGAAGCTGGACCGAAAGGTGGGCCGCTCGTGCCAACGCATCGGGGAGGAGTGCTCCTGA